In Apostichopus japonicus isolate 1M-3 chromosome 3, ASM3797524v1, whole genome shotgun sequence, a single genomic region encodes these proteins:
- the LOC139958627 gene encoding tartrate-resistant acid phosphatase type 5-like, translated as MGFQCGTNFASCHAIVIISAVSLVTINSESLLVSNLKKPANSTSDCSFLVIADWGGNEDSPYTTPDEVYVAKQMGVIGSTIGANFILALGDNFYTYGVKDADDKRFQETFENVFTADSLQVPWYVLAGNHDWYGNVTGEIAYTEKSSRWNFPTNYYSLNFSIPGTNDSLIILMLDTVILAGNSYDELNIPPSGPEEIAAAEKQWTWIKDQLEATRNEKYVLVAGHYPVWSIAEHGPTDLLVSQLRPLLEKYRVNSYLCGHDHNLQHIREVNGTVEYFVVGAAHVIDGSVKHMNSVPKGSLRYHYANPKGMGAFSYFEVWSDGIQVTFADGIAGKDLYSALIKPRIF; from the coding sequence ATGGGCTTTCAATGTGGAACTAATTTTGCATCTTGCCATGCAATAGTTATAATATCAGCTGTTTCACTGGTGACCATCAATAGCGAAAGTTTACTGgtatcaaatttgaagaaaccaGCAAATAGCACCAGTGACTGTAGCTTTTTAGTTATTGCTGACTGGGGTGGTAACGAAGACTCTCCTTACACAACTCCAGATGAAGTTTATGTTGCAAAGCAAATGGGAGTAATTGGATCAACGATTGGTGCGAACTTTATTCTAGCATTGGGTGACAATTTCTATACATACGGAGTGAAAGATGCTGATGATAAACGGTTCCAAGAGACTTTTGAGAATGTGTTTACGGCAGATTCTTTGCAAGTTCCTTGGTATGTTCTCGCCGGTAATCATGATTGGTATGGTAATGTAACTGGTGAGATTGCCTACACGGAGAAATCTAGTCGATGGAACTTCCCCACTAACTACTACAGCCTGAATTTTTCTATTCCTGGCACGAATGATTCCTTGATTATTTTGATGCTTGATACAGTTATTCTGGCAGGCAATTCTTATGATGAATTAAACATACCACCTTCTGGCCCTGAAGAGATAGCTGCTGCAGAAAAGCAGTGGACTTGGATCAAAGATCAACTTGAAGCGACTAGAAACGAAAAATATGTTCTGGTAGCTGGACACTACCCAGTATGGTCCATCGCCGAGCATGGCCCAACAGATCTGCTTGTGTCACAACTGCGGCCACTGCTAGAGAAGTACAGGGTTAACTCTTACCTATGTGGACACGATCATAATCTACAGCATATTCGCGAGGTCAATGGTACGGTCGAATATTTTGTGGTTGGGGCTGCTCATGTTATAGACGGTTCAGTTAAGCATATGAATAGTGTACCCAAAGGGTCTTTGAGATATCATTATGCAAATCCAAAAGGTATGGGGGCATTTTCTTACTTTGAGGTATGGTCTGATGGCATACAGGTAACATTCGCAGATGGCATTGCTGGTAAAGATCTCTACTCTGCTCTGATAAAGCCTCGAATCTTCTAA